A section of the Streptomyces sp. SLBN-118 genome encodes:
- a CDS encoding HNH endonuclease gives MPHVLVLNASYEPLGVVPLRRALILVLENKALCLEESGAFMHSATRVIAAPSVVRLKRFVRVPYRGPVPLTRKALFARDGGRCMYCGGVATSVDHVIPRSRGGQHAWDNVVAACRRCNHVKADRHLRELGWRLHQHPAPPSGLAWRIIGTGHRDPRWLPYLQPYGADDAMARIDGISA, from the coding sequence GTGCCGCACGTTCTGGTCCTCAACGCGTCGTACGAGCCGCTCGGCGTCGTACCGCTTCGCCGCGCGCTCATCCTCGTCCTGGAGAACAAGGCTCTCTGCCTCGAGGAATCCGGCGCCTTCATGCACAGCGCGACCCGTGTCATCGCCGCACCCAGCGTCGTACGGCTGAAGCGGTTCGTGCGGGTCCCCTACCGGGGGCCCGTTCCTCTCACCCGCAAAGCACTCTTCGCCCGCGACGGCGGGCGCTGCATGTACTGCGGTGGCGTCGCAACCAGCGTCGACCATGTCATTCCGCGCAGCCGTGGGGGACAGCACGCCTGGGACAACGTGGTGGCGGCCTGCCGCCGCTGCAACCACGTCAAGGCCGACCGGCATCTGCGCGAGCTGGGGTGGCGGCTGCACCAGCACCCCGCCCCGCCGAGCGGGCTCGCGTGGCGCATCATCGGGACCGGGCATAGGGACCCGCGCTGGCTGCCCTACCTGCAGCCGTACGGCGCGGACGACGCGATGGCCCGGATCGACGGCATCTCTGCCTGA
- a CDS encoding helix-turn-helix domain-containing protein yields the protein MPQSIDEHTGARIARIRKQRGLLQQGLALRANVSKSLLSKVECGQKPASPALIAACARALGVTTSDLLGQPYAEELRRDRMDALIQPIREGMENWDVALEWETAPRPSALIRADVQRVLVQRRQAQYTDMVRDLPSLIDESVQAVHTSTGEEQRQAYECLAGAFRCVFTVAWKFGFIDLATVALDRLAWTAPHADEPGLVAMYSFLRAQTTLSSGRYDVGMRVVDRALRDLDGQDARRPAGLSAMRGMLHLRAAVIAGRAKDRDHAEIRLAEARALAAETGELPDYGVTWGPTNVGVHAVAMASEMDEFGLAIELAKDVRIPRDWTRSRAGHHWMDLGRAHTWAGHPDQALDCLQRARRIAPQQTRYHPTVRETVLALKRRERARNGSLTEYAEWVGV from the coding sequence GTGCCGCAGAGCATTGACGAGCACACCGGCGCTCGGATCGCCCGCATCCGCAAGCAACGGGGCCTGCTGCAACAGGGGCTGGCTCTGCGTGCCAACGTCTCCAAATCCCTGCTGTCGAAGGTCGAGTGCGGGCAGAAGCCTGCGTCCCCGGCTCTCATCGCGGCCTGCGCTCGCGCGTTGGGTGTCACCACGTCCGATCTGTTGGGCCAGCCTTACGCCGAAGAGCTGCGCCGCGACCGCATGGATGCGCTGATACAGCCGATCCGTGAGGGTATGGAGAATTGGGATGTCGCCCTCGAATGGGAGACGGCGCCCCGTCCGTCTGCGCTCATCCGAGCCGATGTCCAACGAGTTCTCGTCCAGCGCCGTCAGGCGCAGTACACGGACATGGTGCGCGACTTGCCGAGCCTGATCGACGAGTCAGTCCAGGCAGTTCACACCAGCACCGGGGAGGAGCAGCGGCAGGCATACGAGTGCCTGGCGGGAGCCTTCCGCTGTGTGTTCACCGTGGCGTGGAAGTTCGGTTTCATCGACCTCGCCACGGTCGCGCTGGACCGGTTGGCGTGGACCGCGCCGCATGCTGATGAGCCGGGCCTGGTGGCCATGTACTCCTTCCTCCGCGCACAGACCACGTTGTCCTCTGGACGGTACGACGTCGGCATGCGCGTAGTCGACCGGGCCCTGCGGGATCTTGACGGTCAGGACGCCCGGCGTCCGGCGGGCCTGTCGGCTATGCGAGGCATGCTGCACCTTCGGGCGGCGGTGATCGCAGGCCGCGCGAAGGACCGGGACCATGCGGAGATTCGACTCGCCGAGGCCCGCGCTCTCGCCGCGGAGACCGGTGAGCTGCCCGACTACGGCGTCACCTGGGGGCCGACAAACGTCGGGGTCCACGCTGTGGCCATGGCATCGGAGATGGACGAATTCGGCCTGGCCATCGAACTAGCCAAGGATGTACGGATTCCGCGTGACTGGACCCGTTCCCGGGCCGGGCACCACTGGATGGACCTTGGCAGGGCGCACACCTGGGCAGGGCACCCGGACCAGGCACTCGACTGCCTGCAGCGCGCCCGACGCATCGCGCCGCAGCAGACGCGCTACCACCCCACCGTGCGGGAGACGGTGCTGGCCCTCAAGCGGCGCGAACGGGCTCGCAACGGCTCGCTGACCGAGTACGCGGAGTGGGTGGGGGTCTAG
- a CDS encoding LamG domain-containing protein, giving the protein MGAALMAGVVSTPAFGVEDDPVPLAPRITSNGPYTECTANDCVGQGEPGLAGMFTFRPNVADIDAETGSTDVTGYRVRLQSEFGATEVSGAEPAPYAVVPNVDGPQVLEVQAKDWGGRWGTPAYFAFKVKPASGAVGQWQFADRPTDPAVTTTKDSATEGTERHDATLKGGATWSDRARRGRGDYSLSLNSTNPDKGKAYAATAEPPVDTKGSFTVSAWAYLADTRSDQVVLSAPGAREAAFNLRYSAEHKKWAFGRGAQDADGTADIVSYGDAANPPGGVWTHLAGVFDTKRDTDKTNDTVQLFVNGRPQGQPVNLSAQAAAYEPWSSAKGLQIGRTRADGRYQGYFHGYVDEVAVWQRALRPVDVREVSQLETEGGPATALVADWNAGPAVGSEIKDVSGYGRPALALSAAGAQLRADEAGQSMLALDGVQGYAAAAGPAVDETGSFTVSARVRVDSAEWAAKPIGYRGIVAGQKLEGESSWALVLTKFDTDVSAWSFVRTAVDAAGNVTERVEVQADDVMGDFDTPIDLTGIFDAAATTPGDPDASGRLRLFIGSTQQVTSPHAGLTSQAQGTGELAVGRGVDGGTLAHYIPGSLDRLRIWSGALSADGLATELP; this is encoded by the coding sequence GTGGGTGCCGCATTGATGGCAGGAGTGGTTTCGACTCCGGCCTTTGGCGTGGAGGACGACCCGGTGCCCCTGGCGCCGCGGATCACCAGCAACGGGCCCTACACCGAGTGCACGGCGAATGACTGCGTCGGGCAGGGCGAGCCCGGGCTGGCCGGGATGTTTACGTTTCGGCCCAACGTGGCGGACATCGATGCGGAGACGGGGAGCACGGATGTCACGGGCTACCGCGTGAGGTTGCAGAGCGAGTTCGGAGCCACAGAGGTCAGTGGGGCCGAGCCGGCGCCGTACGCCGTGGTGCCGAACGTTGACGGTCCTCAGGTTCTGGAAGTGCAGGCCAAGGACTGGGGTGGTCGGTGGGGCACACCCGCCTACTTCGCGTTCAAGGTGAAGCCGGCCTCGGGCGCGGTCGGGCAGTGGCAGTTCGCCGACCGTCCTACGGACCCGGCGGTGACCACCACGAAGGACTCCGCCACCGAGGGCACGGAGCGCCATGACGCGACGCTCAAGGGTGGCGCGACATGGTCGGACCGGGCACGGCGCGGTAGGGGTGACTATTCGCTCAGCCTGAACAGCACCAACCCGGACAAGGGGAAGGCGTACGCGGCGACGGCCGAACCGCCTGTCGATACCAAGGGGTCGTTCACCGTCTCCGCCTGGGCATATCTCGCCGATACGAGGTCCGATCAGGTTGTGCTCTCGGCTCCCGGGGCGCGCGAAGCGGCATTCAACCTGCGCTACTCCGCCGAGCACAAGAAGTGGGCCTTCGGCCGTGGCGCTCAGGACGCCGACGGCACGGCGGACATCGTCTCCTACGGTGATGCGGCGAACCCGCCGGGCGGCGTCTGGACGCACCTGGCAGGGGTGTTCGACACCAAGAGGGACACGGACAAGACGAACGACACCGTCCAACTGTTCGTCAACGGCCGCCCCCAGGGCCAGCCGGTGAATCTCTCCGCCCAGGCTGCGGCGTACGAGCCGTGGTCGTCCGCCAAGGGCCTTCAGATCGGCCGGACCAGGGCTGACGGCAGGTACCAGGGCTACTTCCACGGCTATGTCGACGAAGTGGCCGTCTGGCAGCGGGCGCTCAGGCCGGTGGATGTTCGCGAGGTGTCGCAACTCGAGACCGAGGGCGGGCCCGCCACCGCGCTCGTGGCGGACTGGAACGCCGGGCCCGCCGTTGGGAGTGAGATCAAGGACGTCAGCGGCTACGGCCGACCCGCCCTCGCCCTGTCGGCAGCGGGGGCACAGCTCCGGGCGGACGAGGCGGGGCAGAGCATGCTTGCCCTCGACGGAGTGCAGGGCTACGCCGCAGCCGCTGGTCCGGCGGTGGACGAGACCGGTTCGTTCACGGTGTCGGCCCGGGTGCGTGTGGACAGTGCCGAGTGGGCGGCCAAGCCGATCGGTTACCGCGGAATCGTGGCCGGCCAGAAGCTCGAGGGCGAGTCGTCCTGGGCGCTCGTCCTCACCAAGTTCGACACCGACGTCTCCGCGTGGAGCTTTGTGCGGACAGCTGTGGACGCGGCCGGCAACGTCACCGAGCGAGTCGAGGTCCAGGCCGACGACGTGATGGGGGACTTCGACACCCCGATCGATCTGACCGGCATCTTCGACGCGGCAGCGACCACCCCTGGTGATCCGGACGCGTCCGGCAGGCTCAGGCTCTTCATCGGAAGCACCCAGCAGGTGACAAGCCCGCATGCGGGACTCACGTCGCAGGCGCAGGGCACGGGTGAACTGGCCGTGGGCCGCGGCGTCGACGGCGGCACCCTGGCCCACTACATCCCCGGCAGCCTGGACCGACTGCGTATCTGGAGCGGTGCGTTGTCCGCGGATGGGCTTGCTACCGAACTGCCCTGA
- a CDS encoding beta-N-acetylglucosaminidase domain-containing protein codes for MRLTRRRRTATAVAVAVIGSLLGGAHGAVAAPDDPGSPVGTAQDPEGEAALPAVWPRPQTMRAAGPSVPLGDEATVVADRVADPYAVQRLKELLHESGVRTVHGELPGRGPVIRMGGSGAQDALRALRARERADLPSGGYRIAVGRVQGRDTIALDGVGDDALFHGVQTLRQLVRDRTVAGVLVRDWPGTAVRGMTEGFYGRPWSHQQRLAQLDFMGRTKQNRYLYAPGDDPFRQARWREPYPAGQRAQFRELAERARQNHVVLAWAVAPAQEMCLADGGDIKALTRKIDAMWALGVRAFQLQFQDVSYSEWHCGKDADTFGSGPQAAARAQARVAGAVAAHLADRHPGAEPLSLMPTEFYQDGATDYRRALADELDGRVQVAWTGVGVVPRTITGSELVGARTVFRHPLVTMDNYPVNDYAQDRIFLGPYTGREPAVATGSAALLANAMEQASASRIPLFTAADYAWNPKGYRPQESWKAAINDLAGGDGRTREALTALAANHSSSILSPTESGYLQPLLKEFWRSRTTRDTAARDRAAAELRAAFTVMREAPQRLKQSADGRLDDEIRPWLDQLARYGRAGELSVDMLQAQARGAGETAWRASLDLEPLRTELRASRATVGKGVLTPFLDRAAKESAAWTGSDRFKETAGEDTVWLVRTRPVVAVTAMTEPSAGAGSGGAGSVGAGAGSGSLEAHVPGEGWRLLGPLSASGWTQADAKGLRVDGVRITSAGERPVTVRSVVPWFADEPLAGLDLVRGEADAEIGGGPQKAGVQLTARRPAEVRGTLTAKAPPGIKVTVPKETTVPRGLGTTVPVEVTVPEGTPAGEYQVPLSFAGEERTLTVRAFPRTGGPDLARAAGTLASSSGDETADFPAASAIDGDPKTRWSSPPEDGAWWQLELARPARVGRVVLHWQDAYATRYRIQVSADGRTWRSAATVGDGRGGRETVRMDSRDTRFVRVQGEARATQYGYSLWSVEAYAVAE; via the coding sequence GTGCGGCTCACGCGCAGGAGGCGCACCGCGACAGCCGTCGCGGTCGCTGTCATCGGCAGCCTGCTCGGCGGCGCGCACGGCGCGGTCGCGGCCCCCGACGATCCCGGCTCCCCCGTGGGCACCGCCCAGGACCCCGAGGGCGAGGCGGCGCTTCCCGCGGTATGGCCGCGCCCGCAGACGATGCGCGCGGCCGGCCCGTCCGTACCGCTCGGCGACGAGGCGACCGTCGTCGCGGACCGTGTCGCCGATCCGTACGCCGTCCAGCGCCTGAAGGAGCTGCTGCACGAGTCCGGCGTCAGGACCGTGCACGGTGAGCTGCCCGGCCGCGGACCCGTCATACGCATGGGCGGGAGCGGCGCGCAGGACGCACTGCGCGCCCTGCGGGCACGCGAACGCGCCGATCTCCCCTCCGGCGGCTACCGGATCGCCGTCGGCCGGGTGCAGGGCCGCGACACGATCGCGCTCGACGGCGTCGGCGACGACGCTCTCTTCCACGGCGTGCAGACGCTGCGGCAGCTCGTCAGGGACAGGACCGTCGCCGGAGTGCTCGTCCGCGACTGGCCGGGCACGGCCGTACGCGGCATGACGGAGGGTTTCTACGGCCGGCCGTGGAGCCATCAACAGCGGCTGGCACAGCTGGACTTCATGGGGCGCACCAAGCAGAACCGCTATCTGTACGCGCCCGGCGACGACCCCTTCCGGCAGGCCCGCTGGCGCGAACCGTATCCGGCCGGCCAACGAGCCCAGTTCCGTGAACTCGCCGAGCGTGCCCGGCAGAACCACGTCGTGCTCGCCTGGGCCGTCGCACCCGCGCAGGAGATGTGTCTGGCCGACGGCGGCGACATCAAGGCGCTGACCCGCAAGATCGACGCGATGTGGGCTCTGGGTGTACGCGCCTTCCAGCTGCAGTTCCAGGACGTCAGCTACAGCGAGTGGCACTGCGGCAAGGACGCGGACACCTTCGGCTCGGGACCGCAGGCGGCTGCGAGGGCTCAGGCGCGGGTCGCGGGCGCGGTGGCGGCGCATCTCGCGGACCGGCATCCGGGCGCGGAGCCGCTGTCCCTGATGCCGACGGAGTTCTACCAGGACGGGGCCACCGACTACCGGCGCGCTCTCGCCGACGAGCTGGACGGCCGGGTCCAGGTGGCGTGGACGGGCGTCGGCGTGGTGCCCCGCACCATCACCGGAAGCGAACTGGTAGGTGCCCGCACTGTGTTCAGGCACCCGCTCGTCACCATGGACAACTACCCGGTCAACGACTACGCCCAGGACCGCATATTCCTCGGCCCCTACACGGGCCGCGAGCCCGCCGTCGCGACCGGCTCCGCAGCCCTGCTCGCCAACGCGATGGAGCAGGCGTCCGCCTCCCGAATCCCGCTGTTCACCGCCGCCGACTACGCATGGAACCCGAAGGGCTACCGACCCCAGGAGTCCTGGAAAGCCGCCATCAACGATCTCGCGGGCGGTGACGGAAGGACTCGCGAGGCGCTGACCGCGCTGGCCGCGAACCACTCCTCCTCGATCCTCAGCCCCACCGAGTCTGGCTATCTGCAACCGCTGCTGAAGGAGTTCTGGCGCTCGCGCACGACGAGGGACACGGCGGCCAGGGACCGGGCGGCGGCCGAGCTGCGCGCCGCGTTCACGGTGATGCGCGAGGCCCCGCAACGGCTGAAGCAGTCGGCTGACGGGCGCCTCGACGACGAGATACGGCCGTGGCTCGATCAGCTGGCGCGCTACGGCCGCGCGGGCGAGCTCTCCGTCGACATGCTCCAGGCTCAGGCACGCGGCGCCGGCGAGACGGCCTGGCGGGCCTCGCTCGACCTGGAGCCGCTGCGTACGGAACTGAGGGCGAGCCGGGCGACCGTCGGCAAGGGCGTCCTCACCCCCTTCCTGGACCGGGCCGCGAAGGAGTCGGCGGCGTGGACGGGCTCGGACCGTTTCAAGGAGACGGCCGGCGAGGACACGGTGTGGCTGGTCCGGACGCGGCCCGTCGTGGCCGTGACCGCGATGACGGAGCCGTCCGCGGGCGCGGGATCAGGCGGCGCGGGATCCGTCGGCGCGGGCGCGGGATCCGGCAGCCTGGAAGCACACGTTCCGGGCGAGGGCTGGCGCCTGCTCGGCCCGCTCTCGGCGAGCGGCTGGACCCAGGCGGACGCCAAGGGCCTGCGGGTGGACGGGGTACGGATCACGTCCGCCGGGGAGCGGCCCGTCACCGTGCGGTCCGTGGTGCCCTGGTTCGCGGACGAGCCCCTTGCGGGCCTCGATCTCGTACGCGGCGAGGCCGACGCCGAGATCGGCGGCGGCCCCCAGAAAGCCGGGGTCCAGCTGACCGCGCGCCGCCCGGCCGAGGTGCGCGGCACGCTCACGGCGAAGGCCCCGCCGGGCATCAAGGTGACGGTGCCGAAGGAGACGACGGTGCCGCGGGGGCTGGGGACGACCGTGCCGGTCGAGGTCACCGTCCCGGAGGGCACACCGGCCGGGGAGTACCAGGTGCCGCTGTCCTTCGCGGGCGAGGAGCGCACCCTGACGGTGCGCGCCTTCCCCCGCACCGGGGGCCCCGACCTGGCGCGGGCCGCCGGTACCCTCGCGTCCTCGTCCGGCGACGAGACGGCCGACTTCCCGGCGGCCTCGGCGATCGACGGCGACCCGAAGACCCGCTGGTCCTCACCCCCCGAGGACGGCGCCTGGTGGCAGCTGGAACTGGCCCGTCCGGCGCGGGTCGGCCGGGTCGTCCTGCACTGGCAGGACGCGTACGCGACGAGGTACCGCATCCAGGTCTCGGCCGACGGCCGCACCTGGCGCTCGGCGGCGACGGTGGGCGACGGCAGGGGCGGGCGCGAAACGGTCCGCATGGACAGCCGCGACACCCGCTTCGTCCGGGTCCAGGGCGAGGCGCGGGCGACACAGTACGGCTACTCACTGTGGTCGGTGGAGGCGTACGCGGTAGCGGAGTAG
- a CDS encoding Fic family protein — protein MKRPMPPPDADALIAAALQAGPSALSQILQKPGAGPADPYLPWDRLRHKTPPPGLTHEEWWTGIKFTRRQMQRELPLTDASGRPFTFALPDVVLATLEAVGRDTAGQISIEEPVANPATRDRYLISSLIEEAINSSQLEGASTTRRVAKEMLRAGRRPRDRDELMIYNNYQAMRMIGELRDAPLTPELICEIHRVVTDGTLDNPGASGRFQLPGEERIGVFSDTGVLLHTPPAATALPERVERLCHFANGELGDGYIPPVLRAITLHFMIGYDHPFEDGNGRTARALFYWSMLNQGYWLTEFVAISPILKSAPVKYALSYLHTEDDENDLTYFHLHQLEVLRHSVTRLHEYLGRKTHEMRDLQRKITNAPTTFNHRQVALLNHALKNPDAAVTIRSHAGAHNVAYETARQDLTGLEPGGLLIKHRAGKAFTWTAATDLESRLHALMPS, from the coding sequence ATGAAGCGTCCCATGCCGCCCCCAGACGCGGATGCCCTGATCGCGGCTGCCCTCCAGGCCGGCCCCAGCGCGCTGTCCCAGATCCTTCAGAAGCCGGGGGCCGGCCCCGCGGACCCCTACCTGCCCTGGGACCGGCTCAGGCACAAGACTCCGCCTCCGGGCCTCACCCACGAGGAGTGGTGGACCGGCATCAAGTTCACCCGCCGCCAGATGCAACGGGAACTGCCGCTGACTGACGCATCGGGCAGGCCATTCACCTTCGCGCTGCCCGATGTGGTGCTCGCAACACTGGAAGCGGTGGGCCGGGACACGGCCGGACAGATCTCCATCGAAGAACCTGTGGCGAACCCGGCGACTCGCGACCGCTACCTCATCAGCTCCCTCATCGAGGAAGCCATCAACTCCAGCCAGCTGGAAGGCGCGTCCACCACCCGCCGCGTGGCCAAGGAGATGCTTCGCGCGGGACGTCGCCCCCGCGACCGCGACGAGTTGATGATCTACAACAACTACCAAGCCATGCGCATGATCGGCGAGCTGCGGGACGCCCCGCTGACACCGGAGCTGATCTGCGAGATCCACCGAGTCGTCACCGACGGCACCCTCGACAACCCCGGCGCGTCGGGCCGTTTCCAGCTTCCGGGCGAGGAACGCATCGGCGTCTTCTCGGACACAGGCGTGCTGCTCCACACTCCGCCTGCCGCGACAGCCCTGCCCGAGAGGGTCGAGCGGCTCTGCCACTTCGCCAACGGTGAGCTGGGCGACGGCTACATCCCGCCCGTCCTGCGCGCCATCACCCTGCATTTCATGATCGGCTACGACCACCCCTTCGAGGACGGGAACGGCCGCACCGCCCGGGCTCTCTTCTACTGGTCGATGCTCAATCAGGGGTACTGGCTCACGGAGTTCGTCGCTATCTCCCCCATCCTCAAGAGCGCACCGGTGAAGTACGCGCTCAGCTATTTGCACACCGAGGACGACGAGAACGACCTGACGTACTTCCATCTCCATCAACTGGAGGTGCTCCGGCACTCCGTCACGCGACTGCACGAGTACCTGGGCAGAAAGACCCACGAGATGCGGGACTTGCAGCGCAAGATCACCAACGCCCCCACGACGTTCAACCACCGGCAGGTCGCGCTCCTCAATCACGCCTTGAAGAACCCGGACGCGGCGGTCACCATCCGCTCGCACGCCGGAGCGCACAACGTCGCGTACGAAACGGCCCGCCAGGACCTGACCGGCCTGGAACCGGGCGGCCTGCTGATCAAGCACCGTGCGGGCAAAGCATTCACGTGGACCGCGGCAACGGACCTGGAGTCCAGGCTGCACGCGCTGATGCCGTCCTGA
- a CDS encoding mechanosensitive ion channel family protein, protein MPLSVLLATGPSTEPGSLDEAAKQAGDAAGYVEQNWSTWLNTGLRIALILLVALVLRLLLRRALTKLIERMNRSAQAVEGTALGGLLVNAERRRQRSEAIGSVLRSVSSFVILGTAGLMILGAFKIDLAPLLASAGVAGVAIGFGARNLVTDFLSGVFMIMEDQYGVGDSIDAGVASGEVIEVGLRVTKLRGDNGEIWYVRNGEIKRIGNLSQGWATAAVDVVVRPTEDLNHIRSVISEVAEELAKSEPWNERLWGPVEVLGLNEVLLDSMTVRVSAKTMPGKALAVERELRWRIKQAFDTAGIRIVGGLPPVPEETATTDPTAGMAAPSAYASTTSPQSMAATPIGPQANMSK, encoded by the coding sequence GTGCCCCTTTCCGTCCTACTGGCCACCGGCCCGTCTACCGAGCCGGGCTCGCTCGACGAGGCCGCCAAGCAGGCAGGAGATGCCGCGGGCTACGTGGAACAGAACTGGTCCACGTGGCTGAACACCGGCCTGCGTATCGCCCTGATCCTGCTGGTCGCGCTGGTGCTGCGGCTGCTGCTGCGCCGCGCCCTGACCAAGCTGATCGAGCGGATGAACCGCTCCGCCCAGGCCGTGGAGGGCACAGCCCTCGGGGGCCTGCTGGTCAACGCCGAGCGCCGCCGTCAGCGCTCCGAGGCCATCGGATCCGTGCTCCGCTCGGTCTCCTCTTTTGTGATTCTCGGCACTGCGGGCCTGATGATCCTGGGTGCTTTCAAGATCGACCTGGCACCGCTGCTGGCATCGGCGGGCGTCGCGGGCGTCGCGATCGGCTTCGGCGCGCGCAATCTGGTCACCGACTTCCTCTCCGGCGTCTTCATGATCATGGAGGACCAGTACGGAGTCGGGGACAGCATCGACGCGGGCGTCGCCTCGGGAGAGGTGATCGAGGTGGGCCTGCGCGTCACCAAGCTGCGCGGCGACAACGGCGAGATCTGGTACGTCCGCAACGGCGAGATCAAGCGCATCGGCAACCTCAGCCAGGGCTGGGCGACGGCCGCGGTGGACGTCGTGGTCCGCCCGACCGAGGACCTGAACCACATCCGCTCGGTGATCAGCGAGGTCGCGGAGGAACTGGCGAAGTCGGAGCCGTGGAACGAGCGCCTGTGGGGCCCGGTCGAGGTGCTGGGCCTGAACGAGGTCCTGCTGGACTCGATGACGGTCCGGGTCTCGGCGAAGACGATGCCGGGCAAGGCGCTCGCGGTGGAACGCGAGCTGCGCTGGCGCATCAAGCAGGCCTTCGACACGGCGGGCATCCGCATCGTGGGCGGCCTCCCGCCGGTGCCGGAGGAAACGGCGACGACGGACCCGACGGCGGGGATGGCGGCACCTTCGGCGTACGCGTCGACGACGTCACCGCAGTCGATGGCGGCGACACCGATCGGGCCGCAGGCGAACATGTCGAAGTAG